AATGCTGGAAGATGGTCCATTATATTTTGTTTGAGTTGATCGTATTTCAAATATCCAACATTCATAGGCAAATACCCCAAAATGTCGGTAACCATGTCCTCCATATAGAACGTTTGTTGAGCATCAGCCAAATCGATCAAGGCCATTTTCTTGTCCATAGCCGCCAGACCAAACTTCACAAGACCGACCACTTGATAATTGTCCGTCGCCATTCCTCCATCAAAATTCTGTCCCAGCAAAGTAACCTGATCGCCTAAACTCAAATCTAAAGCCTCTGCCAATTTATAGCCCACCAGCATTTCCTTAGGATGAGAGGGAACCACTCCTGCAATCACGGATTGTTCCAAGCTCAACCGCTTCCGCTCGGCAGAGTCTTTCCTTAACATTTCAATCGCCATACCGATCACAGGTGTCTGACTTTTAGTTTCTCCATTTTCATCAGGGACATCCATAATGGCTCCCCATCGGATTCGGGGGGACCACTCAATGCGCGGGTCACCGTTCTGTTGCAACCACTGCAGAGTTTGCTTTTGTCCGGCCAGCGCCCGGTCAAGCGGATTCAAGTGCTCTTCATCGTAAAACGGTTTGTTGACAAATCTCAGATGGCCGGTATCTAAATGGGCGGTCACGTTGATCATTCCAGCAAAGGTGCCTTCCATGAACCCCAGCAGATAAATCAGCAAAGTCACTCCTACAGAGATCACCAGAAATGGAAACAGAGACCGCGTCTTGTCACGCCATATCCCTCTTAGTATCCACCGAATCATGTGATCGCCCTCCCTCTGA
This DNA window, taken from Pseudomonadota bacterium, encodes the following:
- a CDS encoding FtsX-like permease family protein, whose amino-acid sequence is MTLLIYLLGFMEGTFAGMINVTAHLDTGHLRFVNKPFYDEEHLNPLDRALAGQKQTLQWLQQNGDPRIEWSPRIRWGAIMDVPDENGETKSQTPVIGMAIEMLRKDSAERKRLSLEQSVIAGVVPSHPKEMLVGYKLAEALDLSLGDQVTLLGQNFDGGMATDNYQVVGLVKFGLAAMDKKMALIDLADAQQTFYMEDMVTDILGYLPMNVGYLKYDQLKQNIMDHLPALMQNPPSDWASDDDPLILSVLDQRNLRELSIKFELVDDVVIGVFTFLMILVLWNAGLLNGVHRYGEMGLLLALGETHKKLIGLMAMEALVIGLLGSIAGCLVGGGLVYYLQEVGISTHGIFETSGLMMSDTIRARVSLNAFVFAVIPGITASVLGNLIANL